AGGCAGAAATGAAGGATGGATTCAAACTTTCAGGAAGCCCacctttcaaaatgttttggtCCAGTGAAATCCCTTAATTGGTAACTGTTAtcactcttctttttctaatcTTAGTCTCCTTTCTCATGTTTATCTTGCCCTTAGTGTCTCTGCATAGGGAGGGGATTTCCTCCTAGAGTGCTTAATTCAAACTTATaagttttacattttattaCAATTAAGTTCCCCCAGCTATATGATTTTACATGatgccttcttttcttctctgccatCCAAACACTGCCTTAGCCCCTGTGAAACCATCAAAGCTGTTCCAGCTGATCACAAGCACTGTACTCCTGCCTCTTGCTTTCTATCCTGCTTTCTTCATGTTGCATGTTTTTTGGTATTTCTACCAGGACtgtctctccttcctttccaggCAAAATAATTTCCACAGTGTatgcttttccctccttccaaaAGCCTTTCTTATATATTGGTGTAACTTCTGTTCTGTCTTGGATTCTGTGTCATCAACACCAGCCCAGAATGTTGTAGAGGAAAAGGGATAAAGTACATACACATATTAAGATGCAGTATTGTGTTTTCACATGTGTTATGCTTCATTATTTGCATTGCAGGCTCTTCTCTGGTAAACCCATAATCATTTCTCCCTGGGATTTAGAACAGAGCTGCAGATTCCTCTCCATACTGGGGagatttaaatatgaaatttttGAAAAGTGCCCTTAAGTCTCATCCTCTTGTCCTTTCTGCTTCCTGTCCATTTCCTAATATGGGACTGTGCTGTCACAGTGCCAGTGGTGGAATGCAGTTAGGCTTCTGTGCCCAAGTGAGCCCTTCCATGGCCCCAGACTGCTCCTATCCTGTTCATGGACATAACTCCAGCGTGGGTGGAAGCCATGTACCAGGTGCAAGATGTTCATGGCACGTCAGGGGCtcactcctctcttcctctgagAGCTGTGAAATCTGTTCAACAGCACCTGAAACATGAGGAAAACACATTACTCTAACAAACAGGACAGTCCTTGTAGTTATCCCCTTACTGTTAATGATTCTTCTGTTTAATTCAAATTTTGCATAATTAATTTCCTAATTTTcaaggaaaggcagaaaggCTAGGCAGTGGGATGCTAGATCAGATTTATTCACTTACATGAGAATATAAGTGAACTTGTACAGTTGCCAAATTGTTTCTTCTGACTAAAATCCTATTATCAACACTCAGTTTTGCACCTAAGGGCAACTCTAAACTGCTTTCTGTCTTGAAGTTGAGGATTCCTCAGCATGAGAGAACTGCTGGGGTAGAACAGTGCAGCCTGCCTGTGCTCCTAGTGACAAGCATTGTCTTAAGACCCAAATAAAGGCTGAATTGCATGGGTCTGTCTCTGTCTCAGGAGTAGACAAACACGGTTGTGTTGGTACACTACATTGTGTAATTCCTTAGAGGTGGATTGTACAAAGGAAATGAGCAGTGGTGAAGAGCATAGTCTGTGCCTAAGCACCCAAGTGCTGGGTTTGATGCCTGACATAGCTCTAAAAAGAACTTTTCACTCCTGCTGTTTTCACCCACTCACCTTTTTACACAGTTTTGCAGTCAATCCTTGTCTCTCTAGAAAAGGACAGAGTGGCCAAATATTACATAGtgaaaagaagctgaaagaaaaattctaaaaCCTTAATGTTTGCAGAACTACTTTGTAGGAAAGGCCTTTCCTCTCCCAGCTTGAGCTCCTCTACTTATTTCTGCAGCTTGCTCTTGTTTTCATATGGCTTGGGGCATGAATCAGAATTGGGGAAGACCAGTACAATGGATTTCTTACCAGCACTATAATGATATAGGACTGTGCCTTGAGCTTAGACTTTTTGAAGAAAGTTCATAAACTGGAACTCAAGGCTTGTCTAATATGACATAggaataaaaactttaaaagtgttttcctgAATTCTTCATCTGTAAAACATTTCTCACTGTGTTCCTAATCCAGTGGGTAGTTGTTCTTGGTAGCAGTTAGAGATGCTTTAATTAGCcatgacttttttaaaaaagaaatgaacaTTTAGTTGTTTTGTAGCCTTCAGATTGTCTGTCAGCTGAGGGATGGCTGCAGTTAATCAAAATTATTATGGCTAACTGATTGAATTATGGCTGCTTTTGAAGGGCTAGTATCTTCTGTTAAGATCCAACAGGAATATTCACTGTGGCAGAATCACATGTAAATTTAGGTGTTTGGGCGAGTCTGTAACTATAACATAAGGAATAGAGTTCAAACACACACTGGTATGGATGTGCAGAAGGGACCTGAAAACTTCCCCTGGGTTGCATTTGGAAGGGGATTTGGAACACCTGAAAACTCTGCCAGTGCTGGAGAGCCCCAGGCTAGAAAAGGTGGTGTTCTGGAGCCACCGTCTGACTGTTTCACAGTACTGCACTGCAGAACTAATTTATGCTCTTTGATGTTGAGCATCAGAAGTTTATCAGTTCATCACTGTGCAATGTTGTTACCCCTTAAATATAGTTCAGTAATGCTTTCCTGTACAGTTCTACAGACTGCATGTAAACCTGTCATGGATAGGGAATTATCACTCCCTCAGCAGAACTCCTCCCCTTGCAGTCTTGTCAGCAAGGCTTTCTGTGCTTGGTGCTGCCACCTGCACTCTGGCCTAGACTGATAGGGAGAGACATAATCGACCAACACAAGTTCAAGTTCTTCGGTGCAGAAAGAAGTGAATCTCTTTGTCGCAGCTGTTCTTTTATATTCCTTGGACACAGCCTCTTGGAGGAGTAGCTGAGGAGCAGAGTGTGATGTGGTGACACTGTCCCTTCTCTCCACAGACAGTACTACTGGTATGATGAGCGAGGAAAGAAGATCAAGTGCACTGCTCCTCAGTACGTTGACTTCGTCATGAGTTCAGTGCAGAAACTAGTGACAGATGAGGACGTCTTTCCAACAAAATATGGTATGGCCACTTCCTGGGGCTCTTTGGGGGTGCCATCAATCAAGTTGGCATTCATGTATATGAATACCAGACAGCTTTCTCACTTTTGTTTGATGGgttttagtttgatttttttttaatatatagttttctttctttgcatgtTTCTTTTGtagttttggttgtttggtttttttttttttttttttaaggaagattGTAACTTGGTTGATTCTTGCAGTAAAAGAAGACTTACACTCTTGGTGTGTGAACTAGGGTGAAAGTCTGGCAAACCTGACCCCTTGGCCTATCTCTCATCATCAGTACCCCTTTTTCTTCAGGCATTTTGATATGATCTAGCCTGGATTTATAGagaataaaattctgaaaacagTCAGCATTCGTGTGTTCAATACAGTCTGCTGATAGCAAACCTCAGCCTTTGTGTGGCTTTACTATTTCCATTAGAGCCtcaatgcattaaaaaatgtgGGTAATAAATTGGATTGCAGCAATGTGGCTTGCTTTCTTTGCCCAAGGCTCTGCATTGTCTTTCAGAGTGTTTGCAGTCTCCCATACAAAGATTAAATAAGAATGTGATTTTTAGAGCTGAAAAGTAATAGCAAAGTAATTTTAACTCTAATTTGTATCCTAACAAGATTGCTACGTGCAATTCCTTTGGTTAaggggaagaaaatagaaacttGAAGCTATTGTGGGTGGGCTTAATCAGAACCAATAGCAGCTGGCTTCATGAGCCACTTCAACAGGTAATTGAGAAACTAGGACATTACAATATAGGACATTACAGTATAGAAAACATTAGGATAGCAGCCTTTGCTTACAAGCAGTATGATCTGGAAGGAGGTAGTTTCTTTCCCCTTTGACAGAATTTCAGCGTGTTCAAGGGAACACATTATACAAAGTTATGTACAAACTGCCACACACCACTAAGGCCCATGTACCTTGGCTTCCATTTTAGGATCTCTGAACTGGTTTTGCAGGGGAAAACCCACTCCCAGACAAACTAGATAAGGACACAGAATGACCTCTCATTTTTACAACCAGTAACAAAAAAGGCAGTGGCTTTAGAGAAGAACTACACTTGCTGCCTGATTTTTGAACCCTTAAGGTTTAAAATTGAACTTCAAATGAAAATGGATAATACCTCCTTAGCCTTgtcccccaaattcccatcaAAAGAGGGTGATATGACACAGGACCCTCAGGTTGTTTGCTATGTAAGTTGGGCTGGTTGCTCTTAcccagatgctgctgtggggctgacAGCAGCTGGTGCTATCATGGTGTTTCTCCATCTTCCTTTCAGGCAAGGAATTCCCAAACTCATTTGAGTCCCTAGTGAAGAAGATCTGCAAGTACCTGTTCCATGTGCTGGCCCATATCTACTCCTCACACTTTAAGGAGACTttggcactggagctgcacgGACATTTAAACACACTCTACACACACTTTATCCTATTCATCAGGGAGTTCAACCTCGTGGACCCTAAAGAGACCACCATCATGGATGACCTCACAGAggtcctctgcagcagcagtgggagcagcagtAACGGGAGCGGCAATGGGAGCAGCAACAGCGCAGGAGCACAGAACCACGTGAAAGAGAGATGAGCCCTCCTCCTGGACCCAAACTAACATTATAAACAATATAATctattgtgtgtgtgtgtatgtatatgttCAGATATACATACCAGCATATACAGTGATGAAAGCTGACCGCAGAGATGCTGCCACGCAGGACGCACAGTTGTACGGGGCTGTACGGAGCTTTGGGTTCATGCGCCAACCGCCGAGAAGTTGcaccaattttattttattttctgtccaCTCCTCCTTTTACCTATTCAGATGGATGATGAGTGCTGTTTTTAGAGAAAAGCCAAGCTTGAGAGTGGGGCcactctttgtttttttttttttttttccctccttttgtttggttgcttggttttctatttttcttttctttggtcTTGAGTGCAAACCCTTTGGTCTTTCTAGGATGGTGGTCCTGCCATTTAAAAAGTATCTATTATATTATAAGAAGTAACTTTTACTTTGAAGTGGCTTAAAATGCAGAtttgtttgggggtttcttttgggggggtgggggtgtttttttgatttggttttacATAGACTACCCCTTACCCTGCCAAAAGCTCCCCCACTGAGCGCATCTTGCCCTTTGTTAGCTTGgaatgggaagaaattcctggcTTGGCTAGAGTAGCAACTAGGGGCTTGCTACATGTTGAAAGTGGGCAAGATTCTCCAGTTGTCCCATCTACTCAGTCACAAGATGTGAACGTGCAAGAGGATCCACAAACCTTTCTGCTTATTGCTCCTACAACATATATACTGTTTCCTCTGCTCCCCTGCCTCTTTTCCCAggcacacctgcacaggtaACAGGAGTAGGATCACTGCAGTCCAAAACCATGTGCAAGAGTCACCAACATTTGCTTTCCCTTGAACAGAGGCCCAGGGAAGAGGGGAGAAGGGT
The window above is part of the Vidua macroura isolate BioBank_ID:100142 chromosome 6, ASM2450914v1, whole genome shotgun sequence genome. Proteins encoded here:
- the MOB2 gene encoding MOB kinase activator 2 isoform X1 encodes the protein MVGDHCSLPGERPVLAQSPKPGLSCKMVLQAVGKVLRKSKGKPNGKKPAPEEKKLYLEPEYTKSRITDFEFKELVMLPREIDLNEWLASNTTTFFHHINLQYSTISEFCTGESCQTMAVCNTQYYWYDERGKKIKCTAPQYVDFVMSSVQKLVTDEDVFPTKYGKEFPNSFESLVKKICKYLFHVLAHIYSSHFKETLALELHGHLNTLYTHFILFIREFNLVDPKETTIMDDLTEVLCSSSGSSSNGSGNGSSNSAGAQNHVKER
- the MOB2 gene encoding MOB kinase activator 2 isoform X3 translates to MDWLMGKSKGKPNGKKPAPEEKKLYLEPEYTKSRITDFEFKELVMLPREIDLNEWLASNTTTFFHHINLQYSTISEFCTGESCQTMAVCNTQYYWYDERGKKIKCTAPQYVDFVMSSVQKLVTDEDVFPTKYGKEFPNSFESLVKKICKYLFHVLAHIYSSHFKETLALELHGHLNTLYTHFILFIREFNLVDPKETTIMDDLTEVLCSSSGSSSNGSGNGSSNSAGAQNHVKER
- the MOB2 gene encoding MOB kinase activator 2 isoform X2 is translated as MRLRRNGSYTLNRKSKGKPNGKKPAPEEKKLYLEPEYTKSRITDFEFKELVMLPREIDLNEWLASNTTTFFHHINLQYSTISEFCTGESCQTMAVCNTQYYWYDERGKKIKCTAPQYVDFVMSSVQKLVTDEDVFPTKYGKEFPNSFESLVKKICKYLFHVLAHIYSSHFKETLALELHGHLNTLYTHFILFIREFNLVDPKETTIMDDLTEVLCSSSGSSSNGSGNGSSNSAGAQNHVKER